DNA from Cetobacterium sp. ZOR0034:
TCTTTAGCATTTCCATTTATTTTAAAATCAACTGCTAAACCTTTTTGATGATATGAATTTCCACTTCCTTTTACTCTTTTATTCAATTTTTTATTTCTATACCAACTTGTAACATAAACTCTAGTTCTTAAGGCTTTTCTAACTTCATCCATTCTTTGGGCTGTATAAACTATATTTTTGTATTCAGAATTATTTGGAGTATTTTTAATCCCATATTTTCTAGCTATAGCACTATCAGTTGCTTCTTTGAATGTAAAATACTTTGAAATCTTGGAGTCTCTCCTAGATGTAGATGAGCACCCCATACACAATAACAAAATAAATAAAACCATTATTTTTTTCATATTTTTCTCCTGCTGTATATTTATTTTAGTAACACTTATCTTAAGTTATAACAGGTATTTTTATATTTTTTCAAGTTTTTTCTATTAATTTAACAATATTGTTTGTTATAATATAAACTTTTCTATCAAATCTGGTTTTCCAATTAAATAACCTTGGGCATGATTAATATTTTGTTTTTTTAAAAATTCTAATTGGGATTCTGTTTCAACACCTTCAGCAACTATACCAGTTTTAAACTATACAAACTTAAATAAATCTATAAAAAAAATTAGATCTGCTTCTCCAGAAGAATTAAATAAGATTCAAAAAGAAGTCAAAGATTTAAGAAAATATCTAGCTGAACTGGAAAAAGAAATAAACTTAAAAAATGAACAAGAAATAAATAAAGATAA
Protein-coding regions in this window:
- a CDS encoding D-Ala-D-Ala carboxypeptidase family metallohydrolase, with the translated sequence MKKIMVLFILLLCMGCSSTSRRDSKISKYFTFKEATDSAIARKYGIKNTPNNSEYKNIVYTAQRMDEVRKALRTRVYVTSWYRNKKLNKRVKGSGNSYHQKGLAVDFKINGNAKDIKRKLDRAKVSYDQLIFYPRQNRVHISFKKSKRQERKQYFIIR
- a CDS encoding EAL domain-containing protein, whose translation is MVAEGVETESQLEFLKKQNINHAQGYLIGKPDLIEKFIL